TGGCAAAAACAGCATGGGATGAAGGAATTGTAAATCATATTTTGCTTACAGGTGGTTGCTTTTCAAGCCAAAAAGAAACAGAGCTAGTTACAAGTATAATCAATAGCATCAGGAAGCATACTGGATTTGAAAGGATTCCCGGCACTGTTTTACCATCACCGGCAAAAAATGATGATATTGTAAAATATTATGATTCTGGAATAAAGGCTATTGGTTACAGTATGGAAATATGGGATGAAGAACTATATAATGCCATTTGTCCCGGGAAATCGAAATCGACCACTCATAAGGAATTTTTGATACAAATAGAGAAGGCTGTAAATATTTTCGGACATGGAAATGTATTTGCAGTGTTAGTTATGGGATTAGAACCCAAAAGTACATTCCTGGAAGGTATTAAAGCTTTGAGTGAAATAGGAGCTAGCGTAGTTCCTTTTGTCTGGTCTCCAAATCCAGGTTCAAAACTTGAAGGACATAGAGCGCCTTATGCTGACTGGTATATAGATACAATTCTTGAAGCTGGCGAAATTGTAACTAATTCTGGTATACCCTTTGATGATGAAAATCATTGTTATCGTTGTGATGGAAATTCACTTCTTCATGATGTATTAAGATTAAAGAATAATTAATGTTACGTTTCGGTCAATTCCATTTATTGCATTTTGAAGTCCTTTATATATACATTTTAAATAAATTAGGGTACTTGTAAGATGTCGGTGTCTAAGGGGCTCCCCATTTCCCCAAAGAAAGTGCAATTCCTGTGTACCGGCAATTCCTGTCGCAGCCAAATGGCAGAAGGTTTCTTAAAACATCTAGGCGGAGATAAATTTGAGGCTTATAGCGCGGGAGTTAATCCTACACAAGTCAACCCATTATCTGTTAAAGTAATGAATGAAGTTGGAGTTGATATTTCAGGGCAGCGTTCAAAGTCTGTCTCTGAATTTTTGAACCAGCAATTTGATTATGTTATTACCGTTTGTGATAATGCAAAACAAACTTGCCCCATACTTCCGGGTGAATGTGAAAAAATCCATTGGAATTTAGAAGATCCAGCAGACGCTCAAGGTGAGGATGAAGAAAGGCTCATTATATTTAGAAAAGTGAGGGATGAAATCAAACATAAAATAGAAGGTTTCTTGTACAAAAAATAACACTATACTTTCCCTTTCGTCCAGCAGTTACAGTCGGGCAGTTTCAATCCTTCAGATTTCCGCATCGCCCTTTGTGTGCCTGCTTATCCACCAAAAGAAGAAGCAAAAACCACCTTTTAATTTTTTTCCGCCACCGACCGTCTCTTATGCGAGTCCGCCGCGGCGTGAAGAGTTCTCTTGCGTATGGCGAGCTTGCGAGCCATGAGAAAATCCTCCTTAGTCCTCTCCCATCAATGGAGAGGATTAAATGTTGAGATTGCTTCGCAGTTTCGCTCCCCGCAATTATAAAATGATTATTTTTGTTTACAATGAATTATAACATAACTGGATATGGCCAGCCAGTTCGACAGGCTCACCACAGGCTAGCAGAACGCAAGTTTTTGGGAGTTTGAGCGTTTAATATAGTGAGGAAGGTAAAAGGTAGAAGGGAAACACGAAGGACGAGGGACGATCGCCCCTTTGGGGCTAGGACGATGGACGTAGAAAAAGTAGACGGTAAACGGGAGACGGTAAACGGTAAAAGGGGCGATAAAATATGATGAAATGTGAAAAGGCGCAGAGGATGATCTCGGCTTATATAGATAGTGAGCTTCTGGAAAAAGACATCGCTGATTTATGGGCGCATATGGATTCCTGTCAGCTTTGTATGACAGACTATAAAGGTTTAAAGAAAATACAAGAAGCTATTCCCGCGGAAGAAGTGAATCCATCCTCATATTTTAAAATGAACTTCTGGAAAAGGGTTGAAAAAGAGAAGGAACGGGCAAACATATTTTATAGAAAACTTATTTTTCTGCCGGCTTATGCGGCGGCGGGATTGGTTTTGATGATCACTTTCTTTTCTTCAACACTTCTTTACGCATATAAATCCACAATAAAAGACAGCTCTGTGCATAAGGAAATTGTAATGGCATACGTAGAGGAGGGAGTACTCACTGCGTCGCTCACTCCAATGTCCTGCGCAAGACTTTTTGAGAGGGGGATTGGATGTATTGAAAAAGCCTGCGCGAAGAAGTGTGAGAATCAGACAAAAGAAATGGGATGCGGTCAATGCGGGAAAAAATGCTTGAAAGATGGTAGAAGAGAATAA
This sequence is a window from Candidatus Omnitrophota bacterium. Protein-coding genes within it:
- a CDS encoding arsenate reductase ArsC → MSVSKGLPISPKKVQFLCTGNSCRSQMAEGFLKHLGGDKFEAYSAGVNPTQVNPLSVKVMNEVGVDISGQRSKSVSEFLNQQFDYVITVCDNAKQTCPILPGECEKIHWNLEDPADAQGEDEERLIIFRKVRDEIKHKIEGFLYKK
- a CDS encoding zf-HC2 domain-containing protein; this translates as MMKCEKAQRMISAYIDSELLEKDIADLWAHMDSCQLCMTDYKGLKKIQEAIPAEEVNPSSYFKMNFWKRVEKEKERANIFYRKLIFLPAYAAAGLVLMITFFSSTLLYAYKSTIKDSSVHKEIVMAYVEEGVLTASLTPMSCARLFERGIGCIEKACAKKCENQTKEMGCGQCGKKCLKDGRRE